One window from the genome of Myxococcales bacterium encodes:
- a CDS encoding DUF971 domain-containing protein → MAVPAEIIGLGQTTVTLVWEEGPSDVWEARDLRLRCTCAHCQSEATGERLLDPASVPAELSVEAMNLIGNYGLNIHFSDKHGTGIYRFRELWRVRREREADEAATPTGRPS, encoded by the coding sequence ATGGCGGTACCCGCAGAAATTATTGGCCTCGGCCAAACCACGGTAACCCTAGTCTGGGAAGAGGGTCCCAGCGACGTATGGGAAGCGCGCGATCTGCGCCTGCGTTGTACGTGCGCTCATTGCCAATCCGAGGCCACTGGCGAGCGCTTGCTCGATCCAGCGTCGGTGCCAGCCGAGCTAAGCGTCGAGGCGATGAACCTCATCGGCAACTACGGCCTCAACATTCATTTTTCCGACAAGCACGGCACCGGCATCTATCGCTTTCGCGAGCTGTGGCGGGTGCGCCGCGAACGCGAGGCCGACGAGGCTGCCACGCCGACCGGGAGGCCATCATGA
- a CDS encoding nitroreductase, giving the protein MNPPLRDEPAVEAMRKHLLQRKSVRGYRPEPLTQAQLTEWFELAQRAASWCNIQPWRVVVTMPPLTQIVADEIVSCAKAGLPNTDVSFPLVYPEPYATHRRQCGGALYGAMGVARDDKEGRLRAWMRNYEIFGAPHVAIVSVDKRLGAYANLDIGIWLGMLMMSASALGIDMCAMAVLAHYPQALRKHLPISPDEAIIFGIAIGYEDTDVAANACRTTRSPVSDNVQFVATSTPYAPIT; this is encoded by the coding sequence ATGAACCCGCCGTTGCGAGATGAGCCCGCCGTCGAGGCAATGCGAAAGCATCTGCTGCAGCGCAAAAGCGTGCGCGGCTATCGCCCTGAGCCGCTGACGCAGGCGCAGCTCACGGAATGGTTCGAGCTGGCGCAACGCGCGGCCTCGTGGTGCAACATCCAACCGTGGCGCGTCGTCGTCACGATGCCGCCGCTGACCCAAATCGTCGCCGATGAGATCGTGTCGTGCGCCAAGGCGGGCCTGCCAAACACCGACGTCAGCTTTCCGCTGGTGTACCCCGAACCGTATGCGACGCATCGCCGCCAGTGCGGTGGCGCGCTGTATGGCGCGATGGGCGTGGCGCGCGACGATAAGGAAGGCCGCTTGCGCGCCTGGATGCGCAACTATGAAATTTTTGGCGCGCCACACGTGGCCATCGTCAGCGTTGACAAGCGCCTTGGAGCCTATGCCAACCTCGACATCGGCATCTGGCTCGGCATGCTCATGATGAGCGCCTCGGCGCTCGGCATCGACATGTGCGCGATGGCGGTGCTCGCGCACTACCCACAGGCCCTGCGCAAGCACCTGCCAATTTCGCCCGACGAGGCGATCATATTTGGCATCGCCATTGGCTACGAAGACACCGACGTCGCCGCCAACGCCTGCCGCACGACGCGCTCGCCGGTTAGCGACAATGTGCAGTTCGTCGCGACCTCGACGCCTTATGCGCCAATAACTTGA
- a CDS encoding PEGA domain-containing protein produces the protein MTVFVCGVFAVALGAAPAAASNDLEKAQQAFDQAQADYVAEKFDEASDGFLKAYSARPFPQFLYNAAAAQHMKGKKKADAAAYDKAITYYKKYLDADKAAADRAKVEKIVAVLQTESARLKALPAATAEAPATTSKEVEQLGEQKTKGGVTIETTPQDATILLDGKVLGKTPWSGQIEGKHVLTLKKDGYKPYEKELDFDPTRFYYVPVGLAEAGYLGFLAVKANIPDAVVYIDDKVAPVGKAPYRSELPPGKHKVWVTAEGYDEFTAEVEIIRGQDQEVTATLKGSPVGYLNFRGTGIESARIYVDGKLFCERGPCRKAVPEGARKVAVARKKFKTYSQRISIQPKTETFVKVTLAPKPKRGDAVVAYIVAVALAGGGYWAYVEAGKTQDDIDQAEIDGVDPEKKFGLKATTAEKTLDIGSKVMFGGAGVTLALAIYRTFRDKGPASSAVIDVGGVAINPQAGPGYAGLTADVQW, from the coding sequence ATGACGGTATTTGTTTGCGGTGTGTTTGCGGTGGCGCTCGGCGCCGCGCCGGCGGCCGCCTCCAACGATTTGGAAAAAGCGCAGCAGGCGTTTGATCAAGCGCAGGCGGATTACGTCGCCGAGAAATTTGACGAGGCCAGCGACGGCTTTCTCAAGGCGTACTCGGCACGGCCGTTTCCGCAGTTTCTCTATAACGCCGCCGCGGCCCAGCACATGAAGGGCAAGAAGAAGGCCGACGCCGCCGCGTACGACAAGGCCATTACGTATTACAAGAAATACCTCGACGCTGACAAGGCGGCCGCCGATCGCGCGAAGGTCGAAAAAATCGTCGCCGTGCTGCAAACCGAATCGGCGCGGCTCAAGGCCCTGCCGGCCGCTACCGCCGAGGCACCGGCCACCACATCAAAAGAAGTCGAACAACTCGGCGAACAAAAAACCAAGGGCGGCGTGACCATCGAAACCACGCCGCAAGACGCCACCATCTTGCTCGATGGCAAGGTGCTCGGCAAAACGCCGTGGTCGGGCCAAATCGAAGGCAAGCACGTGCTGACCCTTAAAAAAGATGGCTACAAGCCGTACGAAAAAGAACTCGATTTCGATCCGACGCGCTTTTACTACGTGCCAGTTGGCCTCGCCGAGGCCGGCTATCTCGGTTTTCTCGCGGTCAAGGCAAACATTCCCGACGCCGTGGTCTACATCGACGACAAGGTCGCGCCCGTGGGCAAGGCGCCTTATCGCAGCGAGCTGCCGCCCGGCAAGCACAAGGTGTGGGTGACCGCCGAGGGCTACGACGAGTTCACCGCTGAGGTCGAAATCATTCGCGGCCAAGATCAAGAAGTCACAGCGACGCTCAAGGGTTCGCCGGTTGGCTATCTCAACTTTCGCGGGACCGGCATCGAAAGCGCGCGCATTTATGTCGACGGCAAGCTCTTCTGCGAGCGCGGCCCGTGCCGCAAGGCGGTGCCCGAGGGCGCGCGCAAGGTCGCCGTGGCGCGCAAGAAATTCAAAACCTACAGCCAACGCATTTCCATCCAGCCCAAGACCGAGACCTTTGTGAAGGTGACGTTGGCGCCAAAACCTAAGCGCGGTGACGCGGTGGTCGCTTACATCGTGGCGGTGGCGTTGGCGGGCGGCGGCTACTGGGCCTACGTCGAGGCCGGCAAAACCCAAGACGACATTGACCAGGCTGAAATCGACGGCGTCGACCCCGAGAAAAAATTTGGGCTCAAGGCAACGACGGCAGAGAAGACGCTCGATATTGGCTCCAAGGTGATGTTTGGCGGCGCGGGCGTGACGCTAGCGCTCGCCATCTACCGCACGTTTCGCGACAAGGGCCCAGCGTCGAGCGCCGTCATCGACGTCGGCGGCGTGGCGATCAACCCGCAAGCGGGCCCAGGTTACGCTGGCCTCACCGCCGACGTGCAATGGTGA